CACCAGGGCGTAGGTGATCTCCTCGACGTAGAACGGGTTGCCGCCGCTCTTTTCATGCACCAGGCGGCCCAGGTCGGGGGTGAGGCACAGGCCGTTGAGCATGCCCTCCACCATCTCCACGCTCTCGGCCAGGCTGAGCGGGCTCAGGCGCACCTCGGAGTAGTTCTCATCCTCGCGCCAGGCCGGCGAGATCGCGTAGTCCGGGCGGAACATCCCCACGATAAGCACCCGGCGCGGCGGGTCGAGGGCCTCCATCAGGTAGTCGATCAGCTCGCGGCTCAGCTCATCCACCCAGTGAAGGTCGTCCAGCACCACGTACAGCGGGGCCTCCGGCTCGGCGAACGCCCCGGCCGCGGCCTCCAGGAACAGGCGGAACGTGCCGAAAAGGGTCTTTTTCAGCTCCTCGGCCTTGGCCGCCTTGATCCGCTCCGGCTCGCGGCTCACCCCCAGAAGGTAGGCCAGGTAGTCCTCACGCTCCAGGAACGCGGCGATCCGCTCCGGCTCGCGGTCGGACGCGGCGCGGAACCGATCGAGCAGCTCCTCCCACTTGGCGCGCACCACGGTTACGGCGTCGCCCTCCTGCACACCCATCAGGTTCTTCAGCGTGCCCACGAACACCCAGTAGGGCGCGGCGGTGTACGAGATGGTCTTGCCGCGCAGCACCAGCCCGCGTGGGCAGGGCCCGCGCGAGAGGAACTCGTGCACCATGCGGCTCTTGCCCATGCCGCCATCCGCCCGCAGGCCCACCACCGGCACGGGGCGGCGCTCGGGGCGCTCCAGCCAGTGGCTGACCACCTTTTCCAGCTCGGCCCACTCATCTGCCCGGCCCACGTACTTGCGGCTCTTGGTCAGGGAGTCGCGCTCCCAGCGCTCCACGCGCTCCTTGAGCACTCCCCGCACGCGGAACACCTTGATCGGCTTCTCCTTGCCCTTGACCATGATCGGTTCGAGGGTCTCGTAATCGAAAATGTCCCCGGCCGCGGCGCGGGTGTTGTCGGAGATCAGCAGCGTGTTCACCTGGGCCGCGTGTTCCAGACGGCTGGCGGTGTTGACCGTATCTCCCATCACCGTGAAATCGCGCTTGGCCTCGCCGCCCATCTCGCCCGCCACCACCAGGCCGGTGTTGATCCCGATCCGGCAGCCCAGCTCGATGCCTTTCTGCCTGAGGATCACGTTCACCTGGCCCAGACGGTCCAATATGCCCAGGGCCGAGCGCACCGCCCGCTCGGCATCGTCCTCGCTGGCTTTCTTGGCCCCGAACAGGGCCATGATCGCATCGCCGATGTACTTGTCCACCATGCCGCCGTAGCGCACTATCTCGCCGGTGAACACCTTGAACACGTTGTCTATGATCTGGGTCACCTCTTCCGGGTCCAGCTTCTCGCTCATCGCGGTGAAACCCTTGATGTCGAGGAACAGGACCGAGACGTTGCGGCGCTCGCCCTTTTTGAGCTTGATCGTCTCGACATGCTCTTTCTGCTGGCCGAAAAGGCGGTCCAGGTCGGAGGTCAGAAGCTGTGACCATTCATCGGCGGCCATGCGGTCTCCAGTCGGGGAATCGTACAGTTCGTGTAGGGGCGGACCCGCGTGTCCGCCCGGCTTTTATTCGTTCCAGTTCACGCTGTTGAACGAGCGGCGCACCGCGCGGCGGAAATGCGTGGCCGGCCAGCCCAGGATGAGGATCAGGACCGGCTTGCCGCCCTCCGGGATGCCGAGGCGCTTGCACAGCGCCTTGTTGCGCTGAAGGATCGGGGGCGCCCCGCCGATCATGGTGGTCCCGAGTCCCAGGGCCTCCGCGGCCAGCATGGCCTGGGTGCAGGCAATTGTGGCGTCCTCTACCGCGGCGAAAGGCGAATGGTGGAAAATGAGCAGCGCCGGGGCGCCGTAGAACACCACGTCGCGGCCCTTCTCCCAGTGCTCGATGTAGGTCCGGGCCAGGGGCAGAATGAAATCGCGGAACTGCTCGCAGGCCGCTTTGCCCAGGAACGGACGCATGAGACCTATCACCCAGGGCTTGAACATCTTGAGGAAGCCTTTGTAACCCTGGATCACCTCTCCGGCCAGCTCGCGCACCTTCTCCGCCCCGTCCACCACTGTGACGCCCACGTCCCAGGGCGGGATACCCATCGGCCCGGCGGTCCCCATGCGGATCACCCGCTCGATCAGCCCGCGCTCCACGGGACGGTCCTGGAAATAGCGCACGCTGCGGCGCGAAAGCAGCAGCGCCTCCAGGCTGTCGGCGCTGGCTTTCTGTTCCGGCGCGGGCAGGGGGAGAATGTCCTCCGGGCGCAGGCCGCGTCCGCTGACTTTCACGCTCCCCGTGGGGCAGGTCAGCATGCAGTGGCCGCAGGCGATACAGCCGAACGTGGCGGCTGTGTCCACGCACAGACAGCCCTCGCGCATGACCAGGGTTTCGGTGGGGCAGATCGCGGCGCACTGGCCGCACTGGGTGCAGGTGGCCTCATCCAGCGTGACTGTGCCCGGCTCAGGGAACAGGCTGTGCGGAACGGACATGGGAAGGCCTCCGGGGGGGGAAAACTGTATAGAAACCTAATGCTTTGCACATTGAAATTCAGGATATAAATCTTTTGCGTCTAATAATTCCGGAAAGTACTTTTTGAGTTTCTTTGTTAGTTGATCGACTTCTTTAGTGTTTCTGAATTTTTTGATTGACCCAAAAGCCAATCGTTTCGTTTGTATAACAGCGCTCAACTCTTCTATTATTCCAAGAAGGGCATAATACTTTGTGGACTCCACATACAATTCTTGAATTTTTTTTGAATAAATTTCAATTGCTTCATCTTTAGAGACTTTTGTCGATACCTTATCACCGCCTTCAACCACAGCCTTGATAAATAATCCAAGGTCATCTTGAAAAAAATCATAACTCTTTCTTTCAAACACATAAAG
This genomic stretch from bacterium harbors:
- a CDS encoding AAA family ATPase, translating into MAADEWSQLLTSDLDRLFGQQKEHVETIKLKKGERRNVSVLFLDIKGFTAMSEKLDPEEVTQIIDNVFKVFTGEIVRYGGMVDKYIGDAIMALFGAKKASEDDAERAVRSALGILDRLGQVNVILRQKGIELGCRIGINTGLVVAGEMGGEAKRDFTVMGDTVNTASRLEHAAQVNTLLISDNTRAAAGDIFDYETLEPIMVKGKEKPIKVFRVRGVLKERVERWERDSLTKSRKYVGRADEWAELEKVVSHWLERPERRPVPVVGLRADGGMGKSRMVHEFLSRGPCPRGLVLRGKTISYTAAPYWVFVGTLKNLMGVQEGDAVTVVRAKWEELLDRFRAASDREPERIAAFLEREDYLAYLLGVSREPERIKAAKAEELKKTLFGTFRLFLEAAAGAFAEPEAPLYVVLDDLHWVDELSRELIDYLMEALDPPRRVLIVGMFRPDYAISPAWREDENYSEVRLSPLSLAESVEMVEGMLNGLCLTPDLGRLVHEKSGGNPFYVEEITYALVDGGFIVPDDEIQPGNRIWVVNRTEAPVELPDTIHGMVQTRIDKLEEAVRDLLLQASVLGMDFTVDLLRSVHVKTGGECSSVDNCLGRLTAARMIAPRGGNGGGAAAAEAYVFVNALVQEVCYNTLLNYNKTLLHGLAGDCIEEMFPSGGIPEDEHHRLAFHFERGDRVDKALAYLESAGDQCADRFSNKAAIECYSRLLECLEKSSLGPAEKDSLRRRGLYKLAQIEYRVDSLEPAYTHFAECARLNAAAGDLVPLCLALTHAGEIDRLLERPDKALAFFNKSLGLAEKLGDDSLAADNLVNLGILAEEEGDYAGAMDYFKQALARAATDEQRQSISHYIFSRG
- a CDS encoding nitroreductase family protein, whose protein sequence is MSVPHSLFPEPGTVTLDEATCTQCGQCAAICPTETLVMREGCLCVDTAATFGCIACGHCMLTCPTGSVKVSGRGLRPEDILPLPAPEQKASADSLEALLLSRRSVRYFQDRPVERGLIERVIRMGTAGPMGIPPWDVGVTVVDGAEKVRELAGEVIQGYKGFLKMFKPWVIGLMRPFLGKAACEQFRDFILPLARTYIEHWEKGRDVVFYGAPALLIFHHSPFAAVEDATIACTQAMLAAEALGLGTTMIGGAPPILQRNKALCKRLGIPEGGKPVLILILGWPATHFRRAVRRSFNSVNWNE